GTAGCACTGCTTACCTCTGAACTCCTGGCTGAAATATTATGTCATGCAATCCAGACAAGCACACAAGAGCTGCATATCAGTAATAATCTGGTGATTGGAAACTGGACATATGACAGCAAAAGCAACTGGAGGGTATAACCCATATTTAGACACAGATCTGCTCAGATACGCAACAgctgtgttaaaaaaatcactggatACATTCAAAATTACACCACTGTTGCTAAATCAGTCAAGTGAGTGATGGATCCTTTGGCCAGGCGCAGTGataataatgtatttgtatgaATGATTATATTGGCTAGACTCTCGGGGGGATTTGTTTTGTCCTCCTTGTTTTTGCACAGCAGATGAGGAGAGGAAGTATGTTTTTGTCAGGGTTATGTCATTCAGAACTCACCGTGCAGGTTTCCCAGCTCGATTCGCCCGGAGGTGGAGCACACTGACGTAGACTCTGCATAAATAGCTTTAACCTTCAGCAGCCCGTGCTCCGTGGAAACATTCATGGTGGTCCCCTGAATCTTTTTGATATCAAccatctggcaaaaaaaaaaaaaaaacaaatgcttatttatttgagtgtaatattgaaataaacagcagttATCATTACATCAAGATTCAAAGTATGAAACTGattcattttagaaaaaaaatgccacttgAACAGTTCTGATGTTGCCAATACTCAGAGCAACTAGAATGCATGGGGTAGAACGCATATTTTAATTGGTGTATGAAAGCTGAAAGCAGCGAATCAGGTGCTTACACTGTCTCCAGAGGTGCTGATGTCCACATTTCCATGTATGGTGCCCACACCTCTGATGTCTCCTCCCACAGACTGCACCAGCACCCGGTGACCCTAGTAACAAAAGGTGGTTAGATGCAACTGTGTGGATATATTATCCGTTAACCTAAATTACACTGTAAGTGGCTATTGCCTCATGCAGGAGTATCCTCAGTGTCTTTCAGGATAGTTAAGTGCTGAAATATCTCTTGTAtggatttcaaacatttttgagCTTCACTCAGAGGAAGTAAGATCTTTTGGAGCCAGCAGCTGTAAGAACACTGTCtctgaaaacacaattaaaaaaaaaaagcactgctgGTATGGACCTACTTGTTTCCAATTAAGAGTGAACTGACCAAACACCATGTTCCAAAAACACTATATCCTGTAAGTACTTACCCCCCTTTGATTTTCCAGTAACAGCTAAAAACCCCTCAATTATGCCAAATCCTGAAAGCTCCCTATTGTGAAAGTGACTAATGaaaactgttttaattaataataaaccAAACCCCTGCCGACGCGAGGCTAACTCTGGGAAACAAAAGTTTTTGActacagtttttaatttattcttatGAGCACTATTTCACcttctaaaatgtattttttacagtttcttGTTCACAAGCTGAGGACAAATGCTGCTACAgaataatctgtttttaatctgttttttttgacagaaatatATAACGTAAAGAACTTTAATCACAACCTTTCAGGTCGTCAGACTGCCAGTGCGCATTGCAGCGTAAGTTAACCGTgactgccctctagtggatgTTTACAACTACAAGCCGTGTCATACAGAAGATAATGCAAATTTATTCTCTGCCCGTGTTACTGAAATAAAAGGAGCTGAAGGTGTTTTGATCTgtagagaaaagagaaaatgggTTATGCAGAGTGAAATGCAATACAGACATAAAAAGTTAGTGAACCCTATTCGATTTACCTTCACTGAGTGCAGGACgcagtttcctctctctgtcagaacCCTGCACGTGTCACTTTCCATCTGTTGAATTTTTACATTCCCCTCCCCAAGTGTTGTAATATACAGATCtggccagaaaaaaatacaataaaacactaTTATTTTAATCCTTACTTTCACtttcgttttcttttttgtaaaaaaaaacaaatgcatgtctAAATAACATCAATGTCAATACATAAActgacatatacagtatatgtaggCTATGTACAAATGGGTTTCGACGTTTCTTGGTTAACAGGCTTTACCCGacataaaatggcatttttttattgttctaaAATTATGCTTATCTGGCTGGTGTCTATACTTAAAGACAACTTACTTGGGAAGAACTAGATAATGAACCTTAGTATTGGCATAGTTGGGGAAATTTGATGAATTTGTTTAATTGTACACCAGTTGGTTTCTTGAGGGTCGCGCCGTATTTGCGGCGAGGGCGTTACTGCCCCCGGCGCACTGGACAGCGGAAGCGTGCCTGCTACTTTCCACACCACGTGTTGGACATTACAGTAATAGTCCTGTTAATAGCCTGTCGTATTATGTTTCTTTCCCCACGTAAGAAGAACTGAAGTTGCTGACAGTCAGAGGACTGTACAGAAATGTAACTGCCCCGAGAAAATACTTTGCAGTATAACTCCAAGGTCCGCTAATCTCCCGCAATTTCACATCTTGACCTTACGGCGGCAGTATTTGAATTGGTTTGGGAATTGGACTCGTATCCAGACTGTTGCGAGATCAAATCGTAGACGACATACTAAAGTGCTCTATAACATTTGACCAAGGTAGCCTACTTAACCTGTGCCTGAgtcaacacattcacacaccataACAGCGCTTTATAACGTGGAAGTGAAGCACGTCTTGGCCATTACATTTCATCAATGCCTGTAAGATGTAGGCTACGTTAACATATTGAACTATTTTACGCACACTCGTCATCTCCGCTGATTTCTCACTAATCTATGCAGAGTTCATATTCCTGCCTAAAACTTACCGCTTTTAATGGGAGTTGTCAGTTCAACAGACACGTTGCTGTTGACCTTTTCGGACAGGATCAGCAGCTCCTTGTTTTGGTCATCATACTCCACGTGGAAGTTGTCAAGTTTCAGTCCCTGGTCTGCGCTGGTACCGTTAACGGTGATAAACGCCCGGTTCGCTTCGGGGAAGGCGTGAGGGTCCAGCGGCTGCACCGAGATGTTGCAGCGCAGCCGAACTCGGACAGTGCTGAAAGGGTGAACAACCAGAGTCCACTGCTTCAGAGGCTTATTCAACTCACCCGAGGAGCGCAAATACGGAGAGGTCGACACACGTCTGACAGCATCAAAGTGCACGGCGCCACTCTGTGAACACACTGCCGGCGTTCGCCAACGCGCTATTTCTTTGCTAAGTCCACGACACAGTCGTTGAGTTACTAATACCGTGCAAGAGAACATCATGATCGATGCCGGATTGATCCAGAAACTCCAGGCTACAACATTGCTTTCGGTCTTGATTTACTGTAAACAAGCGCTTCCTTGAATTAGCTCGGTACCGTCTCATGGAATTCTGGGTAGAGGAGTTTCCAGGATAGGCGCAAATTATAATTTGACTAGGTGTTTCAAATGAAGCGTTGGTAGCGAGCTATTGTGAGAAGATGCTTTTGGTTCCTTGTTATATCAGAAACGAATACTTCAATTATACACAACCATTCCTAGTTTCACAACAAAATAACGTCTTCAGATGACTACAATAACCATATTCCTAGCTTGTCGTCAGCCCGTCACCCGTGGTGTAGTACACTGCTATTGGTAGAAAGCGGGCCATTCACAACGTAGCTGGGGGTATAGTTAACTTTCGTTTAACAAGTACAACGTTATGTCGTAGGATTCCAATTCTGTTAGCTCTCCTGTGAaagcatgtgaatgtgtttagCCTACTCCGGACTGATCCGTGTAAGAGGGCGTAGGTCCTTGTCGCACACCGTATCCACAAGAAACCAAGCTAGCAGACATTAGTTATGAATTCCCTATGTTAACCAGCAGAATCGCCCTCGAGAAAAGTAGCCCAACTGAAATAGTTATCTTAGTAAATATTTATCTTGAAAAAATGCAGGTAGTTAGGTAGGATAGGTAGTTACGTTGCTAGGTGAAGCCTAGTTTGGTCATAGATAGAGGGGTCAGTAAGACAAAAGGTTTCTGGTGATGCTCAGAGATAGAAGTATTGTGAGCCTCAAACGATAACAAAGTCTCCCAGTAATGTTATGTTTCGATTCCGCCGTTCATCTGCGCGCAGCAATAGGCTTGATTGTgcgttgccatggaaacggcTCCCCAGCCGCTTCACAAACACCGCACTGAGTGGCAGAGATTTCCGAGTCAGGAGGGACATATTCGCTGTTTTGAAGACCACAGCTTGTAATATTGTAACTGAAGCATGTTTTAAAGGTTGCATCTGGAACTATTGTAAAGTGCTGTTTCGTTCGCTAAGTGACTTACGCAGGTAAGACATAAAAGTTAGCGTTGCCAATATGTTGCTGGTTGGTACATTCCTAGCTGCAATGTTGCTAACGTTAACGGTGTAAGTACTTATTTTGTGATAAGTAGCTAAATACCAAGTTAAActcataaaaatgttaacattactGTGAGACAATGGAATTAACTTGCAAATTTTCATTGCAAGCTCTCGTCGTAACACACCGTGGCCAGCTGACGTTAATTGCTGTCGTGTTTGGTGTCTTTTCACAGTGGAACTAAGTCGTGTGCTGTAACTCTATCGTAGGTTAGGCCCCTTAAGTAAACTCTCCAGCTGCAAcgttttctttcttgctttaaCTGTAAAGTTGTTTTCCTTAATGCAGCTTAGTAGGTAAGTATCTGAACTTCATAAAGTGTTTGCGTAAACTTGCACATGAATACAtgcatgaacaaaaaatgacaggCCTAAGTATAACCAATGActctattattgttattattatctgctattaaaatctttgaaaactttttttttttactgtacatatttgAGAATAACACTAGTAAAGTTTGGCTTTAACTTTGTCAGCTCCTGGTCTCTAAAGCAGTAAAATTTGCACTTGGAAAAAGCCGTGTGAAATTAAGCAGGTCTCCAGGAGATGGCAGTCAGTGAACTCAAATGTGTGCTCAAGTGCTCAAGTGCATAATTTGACATCGAATAAACAGTCATATTTAAGCCCTGGCGCAAGTGTAGCTGCAATAAGCAAAGTGTTGCTGTGAGTAGGCGTACATTTAAAGAGTGATGACACAGGGTTTACATATTACCAATCCAGGGCTCTTAACATCCTACAATCCTGCCAACATTCCTGGCTGGATAAAGTCAAGCCCGTACATTTGCTTGTGTAGAATTACAGTGACAGTTGAACTTTGTCTGTTTCTGGTGTTAACATGGGAAAGAGTAAGGGACagtttttccaatttttttccccccaatgtTTTAATGGAGGGTGTTGATCAAATGAAATCAGTTGAATTGTATTTATTAGTGTGCATTTATACAAGGGATGTTTAcgataataaattaaaaacaataagaTAAATGATGAGTTGAATCGTCCAAAGCTGTTGCTGCGCCGgcaaaaaatgtacagtatatcccACAACTATAGGCAATTAGAGGGGGCTGATGGGTTACAGTGTCTGCCAGGCGTTCATTAAAACGGTCTGCAGGGAAGAAGAGCAGAGGGTGACACAGTTCAGGACACCTGATAGAGCGCTTGGTAAGTTGGCGCTGTGCTCTGCTGACACGTCAGATAAGGCAGTACTTCTCCTCTGTAAGTGTTCAGACTGAAGTGACTTCACCTGCCAGTGCAGCTGGGACTGGGTCTGCTGCTCGGCATTTGTAGGTCACTTTCACACCAAgctcatttgaaaaatgtttcacacaCGAGTCCGTACTGTGCTTGCTGCTACGTACAGACCAGAATTCTGCTGGTTTCACGTTGGAACTTTTCAGCTGTGCTGGGTTTTCCTGCCGTTAACCTGGAGCAGACGTTCTGTGTGAAGTGTAATATGATAAATACAGACACCCTTCGTGCTATGATAGAGTGTGTCTTGTTTTCGATCAGCATCTGTGGGAGATAGAGAACCAGCTGTTGCGTCTACCATTTGAAAATGCTGTCCTTTTGTTGGCAATGTGGGGGTGGAGGACAGAGGAGACTGAGGCGAAGGTGAAGGCGAAGGCTTCGTTTCAGCAGACGTCGTGTGCCCAGTTCAGTGCCCCCTTTGAGCAGTTTGCTTCACCAGccatcacatttatttgaaaacagcCAAACACTGGCACAGTGGCCGGGCAACGCTGGCCCCGCGTCTGGAATACAATGTTTGCAATGTTCCATTTCGGTCTTGCTTCACAGAGGCGTGAGGCTCTGCCTAAAGGCATGAAGTCTCAAAGGACAGTGAGTGATTGCTGCTGGCGAGCAGCCGGGAGTCGGCGAACACCAGGCTCGAGTTCTGCTGC
The sequence above is a segment of the Megalops cyprinoides isolate fMegCyp1 chromosome 23, fMegCyp1.pri, whole genome shotgun sequence genome. Coding sequences within it:
- the fam185a gene encoding protein FAM185A; translated protein: MMFSCTVLVTQRLCRGLSKEIARWRTPAVCSQSGAVHFDAVRRVSTSPYLRSSGELNKPLKQWTLVVHPFSTVRVRLRCNISVQPLDPHAFPEANRAFITVNGTSADQGLKLDNFHVEYDDQNKELLILSEKVNSNVSVELTTPIKSDLYITTLGEGNVKIQQMESDTCRVLTERGNCVLHSVKGHRVLVQSVGGDIRGVGTIHGNVDISTSGDSMVDIKKIQGTTMNVSTEHGLLKVKAIYAESTSVCSTSGRIELGNLHGDATVRSKLGDIAVEGSNGYLKVSSEEGDIDAYVGQHGTAELLCQRGAISVRVPASMRAAVLLSGASVEISPEVTLHQVEEQSTDTNTTVAAQLNGNGEGGQWIKAQTERGRVSLRTQSWFDSLKIGN